The following is a genomic window from Candidatus Eremiobacteraceae bacterium.
GCCGAGATGTTCCGCATCGAACCCATGCCCGAGAGCATTCCGGTTCTCAACTAATCAATCCACACGCGCTAGACCACCGCGCGTGCGCCGCGATATACTCGCCCGTGAAAGAGTATCCATGCGCGACATCATTCTGCCGGAAGTCAAACCCGCTCTCGAATGGGTTCGGGACCGGGTCGTTCAAAAGGTGAGCCCGCGGCGAAAGCATGCGCTCGCGCAAACTCGATTTGCCATTGCTTTGGAATTTTGGGCGCGCGCCGGACGCCGTGGAACTGTCGGCACCGAGTGGGAATTCCGGATTCAGCCGGCGGGCGAACCGCGCCGGCCGCTGGTCCCGGACGTCGCGTTCATCTCCTTTGACCGTCTGCCGTACGACGACGAAGCGGCCGCCGACATCCCGAACGTGGCACCCGACGTCGTCGTCGAGGTTCGTTCGCAAAGCGATCGCCAGGCCGACATCGACGAAAAAGTCCGGGTGTATCTCGCGTGCGGCACGTCGGCGATCTTTCTCGTCGACACCGACGCGCAAAGCGAGATGATTAGCGACGCGGCAAGCGATCGGCTCGTCTCAAGGCATGCGCTGCTGACACACGCCTCGATGCCGGGATTTTCATTGCTCGCAAGTGAGCTGTTCGACCGCATCAAGCCGAAAGCGTAGCTGCGCCGCGGACTACGCTTTTTCCGGCGTCTCCATTTCGATGACGGTGATCACGACAACGCAGATCGTCTTACCCTCCTTTGGCGCGTGCTCCACGACCGCAGCCG
Proteins encoded in this region:
- a CDS encoding Uma2 family endonuclease, whose translation is MRDIILPEVKPALEWVRDRVVQKVSPRRKHALAQTRFAIALEFWARAGRRGTVGTEWEFRIQPAGEPRRPLVPDVAFISFDRLPYDDEAAADIPNVAPDVVVEVRSQSDRQADIDEKVRVYLACGTSAIFLVDTDAQSEMISDAASDRLVSRHALLTHASMPGFSLLASELFDRIKPKA